Proteins encoded in a region of the uncultured Paludibaculum sp. genome:
- a CDS encoding LacI family DNA-binding transcriptional regulator — MPRSLEEVAKLAGVSTSTVSRVLNNVSVVKTSTRTRVLKAVAQLNYHPNLHARTLAGGKSRTIGMIASNMENPFFFDVFKALEAHAQSAGYEVVVANTDYDPEHLVSSIRLMIGRRVAGLAVIVSEMDPELIQELAQSQIPCVFYDVGSARRNITNIRVDYRKGVERIVEYLYDLGHKKLAFVGHHSGLGPTSEREKAFIASVSRHGSDVEWRTVVDRDGLDGGRNAARMLLDDGFQPSAIICVNDFMAVGVLRELRERGLSVPKDVSVTGFDNIKLSEYSAPPLTTAHIPRVSIGELAFTALMQNEDSALTSGREVVIEPELVLRGSTGPAARTESKRKNA; from the coding sequence ATGCCGAGAAGCCTTGAAGAAGTCGCGAAACTGGCCGGGGTCTCCACGTCGACGGTATCGCGGGTTCTCAACAATGTCAGCGTGGTGAAAACCTCCACCCGCACCCGGGTGCTGAAGGCCGTCGCCCAACTGAACTACCATCCAAATCTGCATGCACGCACGCTGGCCGGGGGCAAGAGCCGCACCATCGGCATGATCGCGTCGAATATGGAGAATCCCTTCTTTTTCGACGTGTTCAAGGCTCTGGAAGCGCACGCCCAGTCGGCGGGCTATGAAGTGGTGGTCGCCAACACCGACTACGACCCGGAACACCTCGTAAGCAGCATCCGCCTGATGATCGGCCGCCGTGTAGCCGGCTTGGCCGTGATCGTCTCCGAGATGGACCCGGAGTTGATTCAGGAACTCGCGCAGTCTCAGATCCCCTGTGTCTTCTACGATGTTGGATCGGCGCGGCGCAATATCACCAACATCCGTGTAGACTACCGAAAAGGCGTTGAGCGGATCGTCGAGTACCTCTATGACTTGGGCCACAAGAAGCTCGCGTTCGTCGGGCATCATTCCGGTCTCGGACCCACGAGCGAACGGGAAAAGGCATTCATTGCCAGCGTTTCGCGCCACGGCAGCGACGTTGAGTGGCGTACGGTTGTCGACCGTGACGGTCTGGATGGGGGCCGCAACGCCGCCAGGATGCTGCTGGATGACGGCTTTCAACCCAGCGCGATCATCTGCGTGAACGACTTCATGGCAGTGGGCGTACTCCGGGAACTGAGAGAGCGCGGCTTGTCCGTGCCCAAGGACGTTTCCGTGACGGGCTTCGACAACATCAAACTGTCGGAGTACAGCGCGCCGCCTCTTACTACGGCCCACATCCCGCGTGTGAGTATCGGCGAGTTGGCTTTCACCGCATTGATGCAGAACGAAGATTCGGCCCTCACGTCGGGCAGGGAAGTCGTGATTGAACCCGAGCTGGTATTGAGGGGATCCACCGGGCCGGCCGCACGGACCGAAAGCAAACGTAAGAACGCCTGA
- a CDS encoding HEAT repeat domain-containing protein yields the protein MKLPASSSVLVIATGLVVACSPLCGWQDKETDKLKIRALRDYARQGSETIPKITPYFQDINVEVRREAVKAVVQIGTQRSLEPLAEVCSNNDAEVQIRATDGLVNFYLPGYVDHGISATLRRAGDIVAGKWTDRNDEAIDPDTPIRPEISEALARLVSGGSSMDSRANAARALGILRDRASVPALTSALRSKDSRLMYESLVALQKIRDRSAGPSVVFLVRDLDEKVQLAAIETAGILGPREAIPQLKRVLENSGNKKVKRAAVVALGQIPDASNHSLFVGLLRDKDEEVRAGAAEGLGRLAIPEDRPVLEKAWEEEGKTSPRLSQAFALSMLGETDTGSLKPLGFLVNNLNQRAWRNVALPFLSELCLKPAHRQAIVGSIQASSTQDEKTGIAQALSRCKSADAIPALEKLTKDEDPAVSREALRGLRILRASIQ from the coding sequence ATGAAACTGCCCGCCAGTTCGTCTGTGTTGGTGATTGCGACGGGATTAGTTGTCGCCTGTAGTCCGCTTTGTGGATGGCAAGACAAAGAGACTGACAAGCTCAAGATCAGAGCCCTTCGGGACTATGCGCGACAGGGTTCGGAGACCATCCCGAAGATCACGCCTTACTTTCAGGACATCAACGTAGAAGTACGGCGCGAGGCGGTCAAGGCGGTGGTCCAGATCGGCACCCAACGGAGCCTGGAGCCGCTAGCCGAGGTCTGCTCGAATAACGACGCCGAAGTACAGATTAGGGCTACGGACGGGTTGGTGAATTTCTATCTGCCCGGCTATGTGGACCACGGCATCTCAGCAACGCTTCGGCGCGCGGGAGACATAGTTGCCGGGAAGTGGACCGACCGCAACGACGAGGCAATTGATCCGGACACACCGATCCGGCCCGAGATTTCCGAGGCGCTTGCGCGGCTGGTAAGTGGCGGATCGTCGATGGACTCGCGGGCGAACGCCGCCCGTGCGTTGGGGATTCTGCGGGACAGGGCTAGCGTTCCGGCCCTGACCTCGGCCCTGAGATCCAAAGACAGCCGCCTCATGTACGAATCACTGGTCGCGTTGCAAAAGATCCGGGACCGGTCGGCCGGCCCGAGTGTCGTCTTCCTGGTGCGCGATCTTGACGAGAAGGTGCAACTCGCTGCCATCGAAACCGCGGGCATCCTTGGCCCACGCGAGGCGATCCCGCAGTTGAAGCGAGTATTGGAGAACTCCGGCAACAAGAAGGTGAAGAGGGCCGCCGTGGTCGCGCTGGGGCAGATCCCCGACGCATCCAACCATTCTCTGTTTGTCGGACTTTTGCGGGACAAGGACGAAGAAGTGCGGGCGGGCGCGGCCGAAGGACTGGGGCGCCTGGCTATCCCGGAAGATCGTCCAGTGCTGGAGAAGGCATGGGAAGAGGAAGGAAAGACGTCGCCGCGCCTCTCTCAGGCCTTTGCGCTCTCGATGTTGGGTGAGACCGACACCGGAAGTCTGAAGCCCCTTGGATTCCTCGTGAACAATCTGAACCAGCGCGCGTGGCGGAATGTGGCGCTGCCATTCCTGAGCGAGCTCTGCCTCAAGCCGGCCCACCGGCAGGCGATCGTGGGCTCGATTCAGGCGTCTTCGACGCAGGATGAGAAGACGGGCATTGCGCAGGCGCTGTCGCGCTGCAAATCCGCAGATGCGATCCCGGCCCTGGAGAAGTTGACCAAGGATGAAGATCCCGCTGTGTCGCGCGAGGCGCTGCGCGGCCTGCGGATCCTGAGAGCCAGCATCCAGTAG
- a CDS encoding MqnA/MqnD/SBP family protein gives MQPSSPLEIVCAHSPDSDDAFMFYALATRKIRSKLVQFRHVLEDIESLNRKAMEGVYDLTAISYHAYPYVADKYLLLASGSSIGDGYGPMLVSNSPMTVEDLKGKRIAIPGKLTTAYLTLKIMEPDFEPVVVPFDKVLDALRERTVDAALVIHEAQLTYSKGGFHNITDLGKWFKSTYDLPLPLGANALLRKLPDDVRTECSRLMRDSITYALDNHEESLNYAMQFARDMEPALAEKFVGMYVNHYTVDAGDVIPKAAQKLLDLGFEAGLIPNRVQVEFVR, from the coding sequence ATGCAGCCTTCTTCACCGTTGGAAATTGTCTGTGCACACAGCCCGGACTCTGACGACGCCTTCATGTTCTACGCGCTGGCGACGCGCAAAATCCGTTCGAAGCTGGTTCAGTTCCGCCATGTCCTGGAAGACATTGAGTCGCTGAACCGCAAGGCCATGGAGGGCGTCTACGACCTGACTGCGATCTCGTACCATGCCTATCCGTACGTCGCCGACAAGTATTTGCTACTGGCAAGCGGTTCTTCGATTGGTGACGGCTACGGGCCGATGCTGGTCTCAAACTCGCCGATGACGGTCGAGGACTTGAAGGGCAAGCGGATTGCGATCCCTGGGAAGCTCACCACGGCGTATCTCACGCTGAAGATCATGGAGCCCGATTTCGAGCCGGTCGTGGTGCCCTTCGATAAGGTCCTGGATGCGCTCCGCGAACGCACCGTGGACGCCGCACTGGTCATTCATGAGGCGCAGCTCACCTACTCGAAGGGTGGTTTCCACAACATCACGGACCTCGGGAAGTGGTTCAAGTCCACCTACGATCTGCCTCTCCCCCTGGGCGCGAACGCGCTACTGCGGAAGCTGCCGGACGATGTGCGTACCGAGTGCAGCCGCCTGATGCGGGACAGCATCACCTACGCGCTAGACAACCACGAAGAGTCACTGAATTACGCAATGCAGTTTGCGCGCGACATGGAGCCGGCCTTGGCTGAGAAGTTTGTCGGCATGTATGTCAACCACTACACGGTGGACGCTGGCGATGTCATCCCCAAGGCAGCGCAGAAACTGCTTGATCTGGGTTTTGAGGCTGGACTGATTCCCAATCGAGTCCAGGTAGAGTTCGTTCGCTGA